Proteins encoded together in one Variovorax paradoxus window:
- a CDS encoding cytochrome c1, translating into MKKSISGWLAVVGLALGLTFSAGASAESGGIAWDKAPNKTTDVASLQNGAKLFVNYCLNCHSAAFMRYNRLKDIGITEQQIKDNLLFSTDKVGETMKANIDARQAKDWFGTTPPDLTLVARSRAGHGGTGADYLYTYLRTYYRDETKATGWNNLVFPSVAMPNPLWELQGERRPVYAKVEQHGHTSEVFKGWEQVTPGTMTPLQFDNAVGDLVNYLQWMAEPAQNTRIRIGVWVLLFLALSLVFVWRLNASYWKDVK; encoded by the coding sequence CTGACCTTTTCCGCAGGTGCATCGGCCGAATCCGGCGGTATTGCATGGGACAAGGCGCCCAACAAGACCACCGACGTGGCCTCCCTGCAGAACGGCGCCAAGCTGTTCGTCAACTACTGTCTCAACTGCCACTCGGCCGCCTTCATGCGCTACAACCGCCTGAAGGACATCGGCATTACCGAGCAGCAGATCAAGGACAACCTGCTGTTCTCGACCGACAAGGTCGGCGAGACCATGAAGGCCAACATCGACGCCCGCCAGGCCAAGGACTGGTTCGGCACCACGCCGCCCGACCTCACGCTCGTCGCACGCTCGCGCGCCGGCCACGGCGGCACCGGTGCCGACTACCTGTACACCTACCTGCGCACCTACTACCGCGACGAGACCAAGGCCACGGGCTGGAACAACCTCGTGTTCCCGAGCGTTGCCATGCCCAACCCGCTGTGGGAGCTGCAAGGCGAACGCCGCCCGGTGTACGCCAAGGTCGAGCAGCACGGCCACACCAGCGAAGTGTTCAAGGGCTGGGAGCAAGTCACTCCCGGCACCATGACGCCGCTGCAGTTCGACAACGCCGTGGGCGACTTGGTGAACTACCTGCAATGGATGGCCGAGCCGGCACAGAACACGCGCATCCGCATCGGCGTGTGGGTGTTGCTGTTCCTGGCGCTGTCGTTGGTTTTTGTGTGGCGACTGAACGCCTCGTACTGGAAAGACGTCAAGTAG